In the Anolis sagrei isolate rAnoSag1 chromosome 1, rAnoSag1.mat, whole genome shotgun sequence genome, GGTGGGCTGGAGCTCCAATGCTGATATGTACAAATGCCTTAACAAAGTTACTAGCAAGTTATTTCAAAATAATTGTGTATAAAACAAGGGAAGGGTTTCACCACAATTCGGCTAGAAGAAAGTGGGTATTACAATGTTGGGGCTTTGTGCGAGCAGACTTGGCTTGTAACTCAAAAGTCTTGAAAAAAAATTGGGTCCCATTAAACTGGAGACAGAAAATGACTATAGTATCTGGCATCTAATAGTATCTGAAAGGGGTGTATGTATTCATCCCACTAGCAAAACAGGTTTTGTGTCATAGCTAGAAGGCTTTGGAAAATACTTAGACCCAACAGTGACCAAAATAAAAGGAATCTGTGTGCGTCCTGGAAAGCAAAATCCCTTTTCAAACACTTGCAGCTTCTATAAAGTGCCTCATGCCTAGCCTTGCCTGGCATGCACTAATTGGAATGAGAACTGTAAATTGACTCCTCTCACAATCTTGTTTCCAGCCTTGTAGCCATTTAATCATGTCATGAAAGCTAGGCCAGGATTTCCACTCTATCTCTATCCCATTCTTGACAAAATTTTAGTGGGTGCTAATTTAATAAGAAGAGCAACCAAAAATCTGAAACAAAACCAACCCAAAACAGACTGGTATATCTGATCATACTACTAGCAATGGGATACTATGTGTAATTGGGCTCTGCTGGGTTGAAAGCCTTCTGTGACAAAACCTGGCTTTCAtgaggaagggaattccataagCTGGATCTCTCAACGGTAGCTCAATTGTTCTGAGCTCAGCTGATTGCATCTCAGGTTGGTGGTGGGATCAATTTGAGCACTGCACCAGTTGATGGCAAATGGGATCCTTAAGAAGAGCTGGCTAGCTCCCATGTTGGTGCATTGCATTTCCTATGATCCATTATGATTAGCTGTACTACTGACTAGTTAGATGGGAACTGTGCTCCACCAACATTTGAAGAGCCACAAGTTAGCcacctagtccagtggttctcaacctgtgggctcccaggtgttttggcctacagctgttaggatttctgggagttgaagaccaaaacatcttgggacccacaagttgagaaccacagacCTAGTCCTTTCTTGGTCCTAAACTCTTCTGCAGATTTAAAGGAATGATCCTCACTTGAACTTAGGAATGGACTGATAGCCAATAAGAACCAATTGTCTGCCATCAAAGGTTTTTGTAAAATCAATTTCCTTGTTTCGCCCTATAGTATTTCTATTGACAGACGAATTAAGAAGGCCTGTTTGCAAGATAGGATGTTAAATTCCATTGCGTAGTAGAGTAATTACTGACTGTAAGAAGGCCATGATCCTGGCAGGGAAAAGATCTGTCCTGGTCAGGATTAGTTCTGGCAGCTTATTGCATagcctttgtgtatgtgtgtatatgtgtatgtaagtAAAACGTGCCTTCGAATTATCTGTTGACTTACGGTGATCCCATGGATTTTATAGggctttctcaggcaaggaatgctcagaggttttgctagttccttcctttgaaatatagcctacgacAACGGATGTCCATTAGCAGttttccatccaaatactaaccatgaCTAGccttacttagcttccaagaacagatATGATCTGGTACTGTTAAATATTACcagaaattaaaaatgtattgttttgtttttgtttaatggtTGATTTGGCTGTAATTAAATAATGTACTACAGAAAAAGATCTGGCACCAAAAAAGTAGAACCTGCCTAATCAGAAGTTGGGCTCAGAATAAGTGTCTAGACTGAAAATGCCTTCATTATTTACAATATGTATGAAATGTTGGATATGCAAATGGTAAGAATGAGGTAATTATGCCCCAAGATAAGGTATTTGTAATACCTATTAATGATTAGTATCTAGTAGGTTACCAGTTTTCATGGATCCATTTCATATGTAGTCCCACACTAATTTCTGGTGTGTTCCTTAAAAAGCGATGAATTTCATACCTTCCATTTGTCAACTGCAATCTTATACCTATTCCTTCAAATATAACATACTTTTCAGTAAACCATATGGAATTGTGCTGTTAAGGATGTGAGAAGGATTGTGAACTTCACAGTGAACATCTAAAGGATAAGTAGTTGGTAGGAAAATTATTATCCTTTCTTCAAAACTGTTTAAGAATATGTGTGTTATCAATCAGAAATCTGAAAAGCTTGGAAGCTTTTACCCTGATCTTGAAAATGGAAGACTGTTGTCAAATGCCAGGTGATGcatttagagcagtagttctcaacctgtgagtccccagatgttttggctttcaactcccataaatcctaacagttggaaaactggctgggatttctgggagttgtaggccaaaacacttggggacccacaggttgagaataactGGCTTAGAGGAAGGAATTGCCAACGAAAACTCTGTGAAATTAATAAGTCAACAAGCAGCTTGAAAGCACATGCACACAGTGTGTTAGTCATTAAAAATGAAAGTTGAGGTCTCACAtttggagaaagaaagatggggtataaatgaattTAATAGAAAGCTAATCACTGGTTGCATTATAatcattttaaatgtatatttagaCAGGTGGACAAAATGGAACAACTGCATCCCCCCACAACAGTACTTCTGGTGTGACGTCTGTACCGCTTAGCACACTGAACATTACCACAACACCAGGACATGGAAATTCGCTTCAATCAACTACTGGCCTCTTCATTCTCTCGCTCTTTCTTCTCTATGTTTGTTAAGACACCCCAGGCTGGGAAACAACCACTCTTCACTACCCAGTTCCCTGAACCATCTGAGATGCCTAGGCTCCATATCCCAGCATGAGAGAAAACCACAGAATATCTGCCTCAAAGCCAGTGCAACTTACCCGACCAAGAGCCCTGTAAAAGTATCTGATGACTGAAAACCATCTTTCCCCAAAAACCAATTGACCACGAAGAGCCGGGAGGCGTACCTAGGCTCCAGAATGCAGTGACTGGAACTGGATGAAAAGTACAAATTGACTAGCCATGGATAATGTCTACTATGAATAATAAAGGAGAGAATTTATGAAGCTATGCAAAATGAGGACTTctaatttgaaagaaaatgaagcttggCCTCCAAGCTTCTAAAACCTGTAGAAAATGCAAAGGGCACTGAAGTGGTTCTTCTTTGTTCCATATATAAGGATATATCCAACAAAATAATACTTCCATCCAGAATTTCATATTGGGGTTTCCAACAAGCTTAAACCAAACAATCCCACCTCCTTTCATTTTAATGTGTGGCTGTTCTTAACTAAGCCTGTGTAGTTGAAAACCTATTGGAAATCTTACTTCTACTGTGGTATTTCAGGTTTTCTATTTTATTAAAGCTACAAGTGAATCCCATATGCCAGAAGATATAAAAAGTACCGTATTAGGAAACCACTGCAAGATCAGTTTGAAATGGCCTATAATAAAGCAAAGCCAAGGATCACATCATCACCACTTAAGTTTTATTGTGATTGCTTCATACTCGTGGCGGcctcctcttaaaataaaatctcAGAGTAGTTTTTGAATGTTAATCTTGA is a window encoding:
- the CD24 gene encoding signal transducer CD24, whose translation is MGRALATRLGLGLLLLALLLPTQTGGQNGTTASPHNSTSGVTSVPLSTLNITTTPGHGNSLQSTTGLFILSLFLLYVC